A window of the Deinococcus gobiensis I-0 genome harbors these coding sequences:
- a CDS encoding helix-turn-helix domain-containing protein, with the protein MKTREVREKTEAHIGARVRAIRQQKRLTLEQVVQKSGLDKSYLSRLERDLAAPSVATLVRVCEALGVRPGELFDPPQTRLVRAEQAPLVNFGGVGLSERLLSQGLSGELMVLRSRIDPGGHGGEELYTLDADVSFVTVLRGRLEMIVEDAHYFLEEGDSITLSSRIPHNWRNPGDEEADVLWVTSPFL; encoded by the coding sequence ATGAAGACCCGGGAGGTGCGCGAGAAGACCGAGGCCCACATCGGCGCGCGGGTGCGGGCCATCCGGCAGCAAAAACGCCTGACGCTGGAACAGGTCGTGCAGAAGAGCGGCCTGGACAAGTCGTACCTCAGCCGCCTGGAACGCGACCTGGCTGCGCCGTCGGTCGCCACCCTCGTGCGGGTGTGCGAGGCGCTGGGCGTGCGCCCCGGCGAGCTGTTCGACCCGCCGCAGACCCGGCTGGTGCGCGCCGAGCAGGCCCCGCTCGTCAACTTCGGGGGCGTGGGCCTGAGCGAGCGCCTGCTCTCGCAGGGCCTTTCGGGCGAGCTGATGGTGCTGCGCTCGCGCATCGACCCCGGCGGGCACGGCGGCGAGGAGCTGTATACCCTCGACGCCGACGTGTCCTTCGTGACCGTGCTGCGCGGTCGCCTGGAGATGATCGTGGAAGACGCCCACTACTTTCTGGAGGAGGGCGACTCGATCACGCTCTCGTCACGCATTCCCCACAACTGGCGCAACCCCGGCGACGAGGAGGCCGACGTGCTGTGGGTCACGAGTCCCTTCCTGTGA
- a CDS encoding amino acid ABC transporter ATP-binding protein, with translation MSDIIQISGLNKWFGSHQVLRDINLNIPAGQKVVVIGPSGSGKSTLIRCINRLEPFQGGEVVVDGHALSGLRRLEAVRREVGMVFQSFNLFPHMNVLRNVMLAPMKLRGLSEAEARTRAMTLLERVGIAEQAAKSPAQLSGGQQQRVAIARALAMEPRIMLFDEPTSALDPEMVGEVLDVMRGLAGSGMTMIVVTHEMGFAREVADRVLFMDRGEVLEDAPPADFFSRPRLERTRTFLQRVAHH, from the coding sequence ATGAGCGACATCATCCAGATCAGCGGCCTGAACAAGTGGTTCGGGTCACATCAGGTCCTGCGCGACATCAACCTCAATATCCCGGCGGGCCAGAAGGTCGTCGTGATCGGGCCGTCGGGCAGCGGCAAGAGCACCCTGATCCGCTGCATCAACCGCCTCGAACCCTTTCAGGGCGGCGAGGTCGTCGTGGACGGCCACGCGCTCTCGGGCCTGCGCCGCCTCGAAGCGGTGCGGCGCGAGGTCGGGATGGTCTTCCAGAGCTTCAACCTCTTTCCGCACATGAACGTGCTGCGCAACGTGATGCTCGCCCCCATGAAGCTGCGCGGCCTGAGCGAGGCCGAGGCGCGCACGCGGGCGATGACCCTGCTCGAACGGGTGGGCATCGCCGAGCAGGCGGCCAAGTCGCCCGCGCAGCTCTCGGGCGGGCAACAGCAGCGCGTGGCGATCGCCCGCGCCCTGGCGATGGAGCCGCGCATCATGCTCTTCGACGAGCCGACCTCGGCGCTCGACCCGGAGATGGTTGGAGAGGTGCTCGACGTGATGCGCGGCCTCGCCGGCAGCGGCATGACCATGATCGTCGTAACGCACGAGATGGGCTTCGCGCGCGAGGTCGCCGACCGCGTGCTGTTCATGGACCGGGGCGAGGTCCTCGAAGACGCCCCGCCCGCCGACTTCTTCTCCCGCCCGCGCCTGGAGCGCACCCGCACCTTCCTCCAGCGCGTGGCCCACCACTGA
- a CDS encoding PLP-dependent aminotransferase family protein, with translation MLKTAQTTLTAGVIELGVGHPSLEMLPLNEMREAAAHRFAQADPSFLQYGAEWGDGHLRRELAAFLARGYGLPVHESDLFISGGVSQALGLICEMFTRPGDTVIVEDPTYFLALDIFRDHDLNVVPAPLDDQGLRLDVLAELVARHRPRLVYTIPTHQNPTGTTLSAGRREDLVRLAQAHDFLVVADEVYHLLTYGAPPPPAFSAHVGTGQVLSLGSFSKILAPGTRLGWIHGHPERLDTLARNGVVASGGGFSPLGGGVIRSLLELGTLESYLAGLRRTFGERAGVLCRALDELRPLGVDFTRPGGGYFVWLTLPPGVQSAELLPVAVEEGVRFQPGNRFSPAGTQGAHARLCFAYYEPDELREGAARLGRALRRVLP, from the coding sequence ATGCTGAAAACTGCCCAGACCACCCTGACCGCAGGCGTCATCGAACTCGGCGTGGGGCACCCCAGCCTGGAGATGCTGCCCCTGAACGAGATGCGGGAGGCCGCCGCGCACCGCTTCGCGCAGGCCGACCCCAGCTTCCTGCAATACGGCGCCGAGTGGGGCGACGGCCACCTGCGCCGCGAACTCGCCGCCTTCCTGGCGCGCGGCTACGGCCTGCCGGTCCACGAAAGCGACCTGTTCATTTCCGGCGGCGTCTCGCAGGCGCTGGGCCTGATCTGCGAGATGTTCACCCGGCCCGGCGACACGGTGATCGTCGAGGACCCCACCTATTTCCTGGCACTGGACATCTTCCGGGACCACGACCTGAACGTCGTGCCCGCGCCGCTGGACGACCAGGGCCTGCGCCTGGACGTGCTGGCCGAGCTGGTGGCCCGGCACCGGCCCCGGCTCGTGTACACCATCCCCACCCACCAGAACCCGACCGGCACGACCCTGAGCGCCGGGCGGCGTGAGGACCTCGTGCGGCTGGCCCAGGCCCACGACTTCCTGGTGGTGGCCGACGAGGTCTACCACCTGCTGACCTACGGCGCGCCGCCGCCGCCCGCCTTCTCGGCCCATGTCGGCACCGGGCAGGTGCTGAGCCTGGGGTCCTTCTCCAAGATCCTGGCGCCCGGCACCCGCCTGGGCTGGATTCACGGACACCCGGAGCGCCTGGATACCCTGGCGCGCAACGGCGTGGTCGCCAGCGGCGGGGGCTTCAGCCCGCTGGGCGGCGGAGTGATCCGCAGCCTGCTGGAACTGGGCACGCTGGAGAGCTACCTCGCGGGGCTGCGGCGCACCTTCGGCGAGCGCGCCGGGGTGCTGTGCCGCGCCCTCGACGAACTGCGCCCGCTGGGCGTGGACTTCACGCGGCCCGGGGGCGGGTACTTCGTGTGGCTCACGCTGCCGCCGGGGGTCCAGAGCGCCGAGCTGCTGCCCGTGGCCGTCGAGGAGGGCGTGCGCTTCCAGCCCGGCAACCGCTTCTCGCCGGCGGGGACCCAGGGCGCGCACGCGCGGCTGTGCTTCGCCTACTACGAACCCGACGAGCTGCGTGAGGGCGCGGCGCGGCTGGGGCGGGCGCTGCGCCGGGTGCTGCCATGA
- a CDS encoding alpha-hydroxy acid oxidase, with the protein MTGPGPDLSALLNLAEVEAAGRAALAQQPAALDYYVSGANDEHTLRANRADYARVRLRPRVLVDVSRTDLSTTVLGLPVSLPVGIAPSAMHGLAHPDGEAATARAVAGAGSLMGLSTMSWRPLEEVAGAAAGRLWFQLYLYRDRELSRDLVVRAEAAGARALVLTVDAPRLGRREPILRRPLHLPPGVTLPNVGARRPGTEHLSELAHFDSLLDTSLSWRDLDWLAGATRLPIVLKGILTAEDAALAVAHGAHVWVSNHGGRQLDTAVSALEALPEIADAVAGEREIYLDGGVTRGTDVLKALALGARAVFLGRAAFWGLALAGEAGVRHTLELLREELHLAMALCGKTRLDDLGPDLLRLPADWPAGRGQ; encoded by the coding sequence ATGACCGGTCCCGGCCCCGACCTCTCGGCCCTGCTGAACCTCGCGGAGGTCGAGGCCGCCGGGCGCGCGGCCCTGGCGCAGCAGCCCGCCGCGCTGGACTACTACGTCAGCGGGGCGAACGACGAGCACACCCTGCGGGCCAACCGCGCCGACTACGCGCGGGTGCGGCTGCGGCCCCGCGTACTCGTGGACGTGTCGCGCACCGACCTCTCGACCACGGTGCTGGGGCTGCCCGTCTCGCTGCCGGTGGGCATCGCCCCGAGCGCCATGCACGGGCTGGCCCACCCGGACGGCGAGGCCGCGACCGCCCGCGCGGTGGCCGGGGCCGGGTCCCTGATGGGCCTGAGCACCATGAGCTGGCGCCCGCTGGAGGAGGTCGCGGGGGCGGCGGCGGGGCGGCTGTGGTTCCAGCTCTACCTGTACCGCGACCGCGAGCTGAGCCGCGATCTCGTCGTGCGGGCCGAGGCGGCGGGCGCGCGGGCGCTCGTGCTCACGGTGGACGCGCCCCGGCTAGGCCGCCGCGAGCCGATCCTGCGCCGGCCCCTCCACCTGCCGCCGGGCGTCACGCTGCCCAACGTGGGCGCGCGGCGGCCCGGCACCGAGCACCTCTCGGAGCTGGCGCACTTCGACAGCCTGCTCGACACCTCGCTGAGCTGGCGCGACCTCGACTGGCTCGCGGGCGCGACCCGGCTGCCCATCGTCCTCAAGGGCATCCTGACGGCCGAGGACGCCGCGCTGGCGGTCGCCCACGGCGCGCACGTCTGGGTCAGCAACCACGGCGGGCGGCAGCTCGACACCGCCGTCTCGGCGCTCGAAGCCCTGCCCGAGATCGCGGACGCGGTGGCGGGCGAGCGCGAAATCTACCTCGACGGGGGCGTCACGCGCGGCACCGACGTGCTCAAGGCGCTGGCGCTGGGCGCGCGGGCGGTGTTCCTGGGCCGCGCCGCCTTCTGGGGGCTGGCACTGGCAGGCGAGGCGGGCGTGCGTCACACCCTCGAACTCCTGCGCGAGGAACTGCATCTGGCGATGGCCCTGTGCGGCAAGACCCGCCTGGACGACCTCGGTCCCGACCTGCTGCGTCTGCCCGCCGACTGGCCTGCGGGCAGGGGCCAATAA
- the mutS gene encoding DNA mismatch repair protein MutS has translation MLEQYVRMRDEVAAQLPHAILLFQVGDFYETFGEDAERAARLLGIALTHKSSRDFSTPMAGVPLRALDQNVERLLAAGVCVAVADQVEEPGSGLVERKVTHLLTPGTVTEERHLSADENYLAAVATGDGYALALLDVSTGEFRCAAFHTRSALYDELARCRAREVLLAPEMSGNAALKADFQTRFPVMLSPANFDEAVGRAELRAVLNEVPGSLNSAALVRACGAVLGYARLTQQGRLEMVRRVVRFEPGAHMRLSDAAVRALELFVPQSPQGVTLMDVLCQTRTAGGKRRLRAWLRAPLLDELSIRARLGGVEALTRAPDLRAGVRSLLYRAHDLERLAARVATRRATPREVAALARTLDLLPEVVALLAAQDGLLGTVRARLGGLPEVVTRIRAALVDDPPIRAGDGGLIRDGFHEELDALRRDALGHREWLAHLELSERERTGIGSLKVGYNNVFGYYLEVTGAHLGKVPTDYRQIATLKDRARFTRPDLREREREIARLEAAAGRLELEVFTELRDSLAAHAEALGEAAGALSDLDVLAGLAELATEHGWVRPVTRPGGEDARLTQARHPVVEGATGGRYVPNDAELGRGRHVLLLTGPNMAGKSTYLRTVAICALLHQIGSFVPAAGAELPIYDAVHTRIGASDDLAGGRSTFMVEMSELAGILHGATARSLVILDEVGRGTSTLDGLAIAQAALEHLHATGAHTLFATHYFELTRLEGDHPGLVNLHVAAEEDEGQGLTFYHQVVPGAARQSYGVEVARLAGLPAPVTARAGRLLGALNTQGDDAQMRRDLAALDLGRLTPLEALELLHRWQRGLLGGE, from the coding sequence ATGCTCGAACAGTACGTGCGGATGCGCGACGAGGTGGCGGCGCAGCTGCCGCACGCCATCCTGCTGTTTCAGGTGGGGGACTTCTACGAGACCTTCGGGGAGGACGCCGAGCGCGCCGCCCGGCTGCTGGGCATCGCGCTGACCCACAAGAGCAGCCGGGACTTCTCGACGCCGATGGCCGGAGTGCCGCTGCGGGCGCTGGACCAGAACGTCGAGCGGCTGCTGGCGGCCGGGGTGTGCGTGGCGGTGGCCGATCAGGTCGAGGAGCCGGGCTCGGGGCTGGTCGAGCGCAAGGTCACGCACCTGCTGACCCCCGGCACCGTGACCGAGGAGCGCCACCTGAGCGCCGACGAGAACTACCTCGCGGCGGTGGCGACCGGCGACGGCTACGCGCTGGCGCTGCTCGACGTCTCGACCGGCGAGTTCCGCTGCGCCGCCTTCCATACCCGCTCGGCGCTGTACGACGAACTGGCCCGCTGCCGCGCCCGCGAGGTGCTGCTGGCCCCCGAGATGTCGGGCAACGCCGCGCTGAAAGCCGACTTCCAGACCCGGTTCCCGGTGATGCTCTCGCCGGCCAACTTCGACGAGGCGGTGGGCCGCGCCGAACTCAGGGCCGTGCTGAACGAGGTGCCGGGGTCGCTGAATTCGGCAGCGCTCGTGCGGGCCTGCGGGGCGGTGCTGGGCTACGCGAGGCTGACCCAGCAGGGCCGGCTGGAGATGGTGCGCCGGGTGGTGCGTTTCGAGCCGGGCGCGCACATGCGCCTGAGCGACGCGGCGGTGCGCGCCCTGGAACTGTTCGTGCCGCAGTCGCCCCAGGGCGTGACCCTGATGGACGTGCTGTGCCAGACCCGCACGGCGGGCGGCAAGCGGCGGCTGCGGGCGTGGCTGCGCGCGCCGCTGCTCGACGAGCTGAGCATCCGCGCGCGGCTGGGCGGCGTCGAGGCCCTGACCCGCGCGCCCGACCTGCGTGCGGGGGTGAGGTCGCTGCTCTACCGCGCCCACGACCTCGAACGCCTCGCCGCGCGGGTCGCCACCCGCCGCGCCACCCCGCGCGAGGTCGCCGCGCTGGCCCGCACCCTGGACCTGCTGCCCGAGGTGGTGGCCCTGCTCGCGGCGCAGGACGGCCTGCTGGGCACCGTGCGCGCCCGCCTGGGCGGCCTGCCCGAGGTCGTGACCCGCATCCGCGCCGCGCTGGTGGACGACCCGCCCATCCGCGCGGGCGACGGCGGCCTGATCCGCGACGGCTTTCACGAGGAACTCGACGCCCTGCGGCGTGACGCCCTGGGCCACCGCGAGTGGCTGGCGCACCTGGAACTCAGCGAGCGCGAGCGCACCGGCATCGGCAGCCTGAAGGTCGGGTACAACAACGTCTTCGGGTACTACCTGGAGGTCACGGGCGCGCATCTGGGCAAGGTGCCCACCGACTACCGCCAGATCGCCACCCTCAAGGACCGCGCGCGCTTCACGCGGCCCGACCTGCGCGAGCGCGAGCGTGAGATCGCCCGGCTGGAGGCGGCGGCGGGCCGGCTGGAGCTGGAGGTATTCACCGAGCTGCGCGACAGCCTCGCGGCCCACGCCGAGGCGCTGGGCGAGGCGGCCGGCGCCCTGAGCGACCTCGACGTGCTCGCCGGGCTGGCCGAGCTGGCGACCGAGCACGGCTGGGTGCGGCCCGTCACGCGGCCGGGCGGCGAAGACGCGCGCCTCACCCAGGCTCGACACCCGGTCGTCGAGGGCGCGACCGGCGGGCGCTACGTGCCCAACGACGCCGAACTCGGGCGCGGGCGGCACGTGCTGCTGCTCACCGGGCCGAACATGGCGGGCAAGAGCACCTACCTGCGCACGGTCGCCATCTGCGCGCTGCTGCACCAGATCGGGTCCTTCGTGCCCGCAGCGGGCGCCGAGCTGCCCATCTACGACGCCGTACATACCCGCATCGGCGCGTCGGACGACCTCGCGGGGGGGCGCAGCACCTTCATGGTCGAGATGTCCGAACTCGCGGGCATCCTGCATGGCGCGACCGCGCGCAGCCTCGTGATCCTCGACGAGGTGGGGCGCGGCACCTCGACCCTCGACGGCCTCGCCATCGCGCAGGCGGCCCTGGAACACCTGCACGCCACGGGCGCGCACACCCTGTTCGCTACGCACTACTTCGAGCTGACGCGCCTGGAGGGCGACCACCCCGGCCTCGTGAACCTACACGTGGCCGCCGAGGAGGACGAGGGCCAGGGCCTGACCTTCTACCACCAGGTCGTGCCGGGGGCCGCCCGCCAGAGCTACGGGGTGGAGGTCGCCCGCCTCGCCGGCCTGCCCGCCCCCGTGACCGCCCGGGCGGGCCGCCTGCTGGGCGCGCTGAACACCCAGGGCGACGACGCGCAGATGCGCCGCGACCTCGCCGCCCTGGACCTGGGCCGCCTGACACCGCTGGAGGCCCTGGAACTGCTGCACCGCTGGCAGCGCGGCCTGCTGGGCGGTGAATAA
- the cysS gene encoding cysteine--tRNA ligase, whose protein sequence is MTQPDPDIHLYDTMQRQKVPFVPTTPGRVGMYLCGPTVYSDAHLGHAKKEVAFDVIRRAFEHFGYAVRYVANITDVGHLQNDADDGEDKIAKRAVLEQLEPMEVADKYFWSFTDDMAALNVKRPSINPRATGHIPEQIRLIEELIARGHAYESGGSVYFDVRSWPEYGKLSGRKLDDQEEGVREAVREDKRDPRDFALWKNAEAGHIMRWESPWGVGFPGWHIECSAMSLKYLGEGFDIHGGGLDLQFPHHEAEIAQAEAAGHPFARYWMHNNMLTIGGEKMSKSKGNFTTIRDLLAQHDPMVVRFLLVSSHYRSVTEFSEEAFTSARSGYRRLTEALGETERRLPTAPAGSDAALDARIAAHVLAFEDALRDDFNTPKAVAALFGLTTDVNAALGQGAVGRDTLERARAAYLGLGGGVLGLFAGSTESRQDDTEVVSALMELVLKARQNYRLQKQYAAADELRDTLAAVGVTVEDTKEGARWRR, encoded by the coding sequence ATGACCCAGCCCGATCCCGACATCCACCTCTACGACACCATGCAGCGCCAGAAGGTGCCCTTCGTGCCCACCACACCGGGCCGCGTGGGCATGTACCTGTGCGGACCGACCGTCTACAGCGACGCCCACCTGGGGCACGCCAAGAAGGAAGTCGCCTTCGACGTGATCCGCCGGGCCTTCGAGCATTTCGGGTACGCGGTGCGCTACGTCGCGAACATTACCGACGTGGGCCACCTCCAGAACGACGCCGACGACGGCGAGGACAAGATCGCCAAGCGCGCGGTGCTCGAACAGCTCGAGCCGATGGAGGTGGCCGACAAGTATTTCTGGTCCTTCACCGACGACATGGCGGCGCTGAACGTCAAACGCCCCAGCATCAACCCGCGCGCGACCGGGCACATCCCCGAGCAGATCCGGCTCATCGAAGAACTCATCGCGCGGGGGCACGCCTACGAGTCGGGGGGCAGCGTGTACTTCGACGTGCGCAGCTGGCCCGAGTACGGCAAGCTCTCGGGCCGCAAGCTCGACGACCAGGAAGAAGGCGTGCGCGAGGCGGTGCGCGAGGACAAGCGCGACCCGCGCGACTTCGCCCTGTGGAAAAACGCCGAGGCCGGGCACATCATGCGCTGGGAGTCGCCCTGGGGCGTGGGTTTTCCGGGCTGGCACATCGAGTGCTCGGCCATGAGCCTGAAGTACCTGGGCGAGGGCTTCGACATCCACGGCGGCGGCCTGGACCTGCAATTTCCGCACCACGAGGCCGAGATCGCGCAGGCCGAGGCGGCCGGGCACCCCTTCGCGCGCTACTGGATGCACAACAACATGCTGACCATCGGCGGCGAGAAGATGTCCAAGAGCAAGGGCAACTTCACGACCATCCGGGACCTGCTCGCGCAGCACGACCCGATGGTGGTGCGCTTCCTGCTGGTGAGCAGCCACTACCGGAGCGTCACCGAGTTTTCGGAGGAAGCCTTCACGAGCGCCCGCAGCGGCTACCGCCGCCTGACCGAGGCCCTGGGCGAGACCGAGCGCCGCCTCCCCACGGCCCCCGCCGGCAGCGACGCCGCGCTCGACGCCAGGATTGCCGCGCATGTCCTGGCCTTCGAGGACGCCCTGCGCGACGACTTCAACACGCCCAAGGCGGTCGCGGCGCTGTTCGGCCTGACCACCGATGTGAACGCCGCGCTGGGCCAGGGCGCGGTCGGCCGCGACACCCTGGAGCGCGCCCGCGCCGCCTACCTGGGCCTGGGCGGGGGCGTGCTGGGTCTGTTCGCCGGCAGCACCGAGAGCCGCCAGGACGACACCGAGGTCGTCTCGGCATTGATGGAACTGGTCCTCAAAGCGCGGCAGAACTACCGCCTGCAAAAGCAGTACGCCGCTGCCGACGAACTGCGCGACACCCTCGCGGCGGTCGGCGTGACGGTCGAGGACACCAAGGAGGGCGCGCGCTGGCGCCGCTGA
- a CDS encoding HD-GYP domain-containing protein, protein MPWWTVLRFPPEATRSTTARFQDEDGLAAQECRAAGEWLSAVLGRLPAPHEEAVARLTLALAHQAGEVGDEAAVRRAVWAGTLHDIGKSVVAPRILDKPAPLSPAERAVMQRHPSVGHRLASTAPQMDAAGLAAILYHHERWDGEGYPVGLIGESIPVLARILTIADVYDALCRERPYRPAWTPGEAGQYLRAHAGLIFDPRLVGIFIERVLPELGSGD, encoded by the coding sequence ATGCCGTGGTGGACCGTTCTGCGCTTCCCGCCGGAGGCGACACGGTCCACCACGGCACGTTTTCAGGATGAGGACGGTCTGGCGGCCCAGGAGTGCCGCGCGGCGGGCGAGTGGCTCAGCGCGGTGCTGGGCCGCCTGCCCGCGCCACACGAGGAAGCGGTCGCCCGGCTCACGCTCGCGCTGGCGCACCAGGCCGGAGAGGTGGGCGACGAGGCCGCCGTGCGGCGCGCGGTATGGGCCGGGACGCTGCACGACATCGGCAAGTCGGTCGTGGCCCCGCGCATCCTGGACAAGCCCGCACCCCTGAGTCCCGCCGAGCGCGCCGTGATGCAGCGCCATCCCTCGGTGGGCCACCGCCTGGCGAGCACCGCGCCGCAGATGGACGCCGCGGGCCTCGCGGCCATCCTGTACCACCACGAACGCTGGGACGGCGAGGGCTATCCGGTCGGGCTGATCGGGGAATCCATTCCGGTGCTGGCGCGCATCCTGACCATCGCGGACGTGTACGACGCCCTGTGCCGCGAGCGGCCGTACCGCCCGGCCTGGACCCCGGGTGAGGCCGGGCAGTATCTCCGGGCCCACGCCGGGCTGATCTTCGATCCCCGGCTGGTCGGGATCTTCATAGAGCGGGTGCTGCCCGAACTCGGCTCCGGAGACTGA